A region of Deltaproteobacteria bacterium DNA encodes the following proteins:
- a CDS encoding gamma-glutamylcyclotransferase, translated as MYYFAYGSNMDWPQMQRRCPSAQFVCVARLPAYRFAIARHSRLRHCGTANIYPKAGSDVWGVVYDVSDTDLIIMDGFEDGYARAFVDVYAINDGKAPRRALVYIAPKEEDVPLPNAEYKRLMVAGARHWQLPQDYQTMLQAIAAAAA; from the coding sequence GTGTATTACTTCGCTTACGGTTCCAACATGGACTGGCCACAGATGCAGCGGCGCTGCCCATCGGCGCAGTTCGTCTGTGTCGCGCGCCTGCCGGCTTACCGTTTTGCCATCGCGCGCCATTCACGGCTGCGCCATTGCGGCACGGCCAATATCTATCCGAAAGCCGGCAGCGACGTTTGGGGTGTGGTCTACGACGTCAGCGACACCGATCTGATCATCATGGACGGCTTTGAGGACGGCTACGCGCGCGCCTTTGTCGATGTCTATGCGATTAACGACGGCAAAGCGCCGCGTCGCGCGCTGGTTTACATCGCCCCGAAGGAAGAAGACGTGCCTTTGCCCAATGCTGAGTACAAACGACTGATGGTCGCGGGTGCGCGCCACTGGCAGTTGCCACAGGACTATCAAACCATGCTGCAAGCGATCGCAGCGGCGGCGGCTTGA
- a CDS encoding MFS transporter, with the protein MPSVLTMFGLGGLPRDKSRALYIVMAASVGLTMGVNFIQPVLPALIQPFGISDSALGLIMTALAGPAIFLSPIFGVIADLRGRRLLMGVGLIAYGICGAAMAFAPNFTWLLVFRVLQGVAFAAVTPLTIVLIGDLLEGDNEIGGQGLKVFLDRVGYMLLPPLGGFLATFAWYWPFAFYFFTVPLGVAALVWMPETKGKTKGGTKAYLGDILRLTRHPKLMVAFSAGFLRFFLDYGFLTYFPLFLVRTHGVSTATAGLLYVFFAIGAMITSSQAGRIAAGRDKATLLFIAFIISGLSIIAVPFIPNVWLMGSSLLFYGLANGVISPMQKSLLTQNAPAELRAGIVSVDRLIQQISKTTSTSIVGLLLVSADLPTIFWLIGILSLVSVGLMALLLPRANQRPVAAAS; encoded by the coding sequence ATGCCCTCGGTGCTTACCATGTTCGGGCTCGGCGGTTTGCCGCGCGACAAGTCGCGGGCGCTGTACATCGTCATGGCAGCCAGCGTCGGGCTGACCATGGGTGTTAACTTCATTCAGCCGGTGTTGCCGGCGTTGATCCAACCGTTTGGTATCAGCGATTCCGCGCTTGGGTTAATCATGACGGCGCTCGCCGGGCCGGCGATATTTCTCTCGCCGATTTTCGGCGTGATCGCCGATTTGCGCGGCCGCCGGCTTTTGATGGGTGTGGGACTGATTGCTTATGGCATCTGCGGCGCGGCCATGGCTTTCGCACCCAACTTCACTTGGCTGCTAGTTTTTCGTGTGCTGCAGGGCGTGGCCTTTGCCGCCGTGACGCCGCTGACGATTGTGTTGATTGGCGATCTGCTCGAAGGCGACAACGAAATCGGCGGGCAGGGATTAAAAGTATTTCTCGATCGGGTCGGCTACATGCTGCTGCCGCCGCTGGGCGGTTTTCTCGCCACCTTCGCTTGGTACTGGCCGTTCGCTTTTTATTTTTTCACCGTACCGCTTGGCGTCGCTGCGCTTGTCTGGATGCCGGAGACCAAGGGAAAAACTAAAGGCGGCACTAAAGCCTACCTGGGCGACATCCTCCGGCTGACGCGCCATCCCAAGCTGATGGTTGCCTTCTCCGCCGGCTTCCTGCGCTTTTTTCTCGACTACGGTTTTCTCACCTATTTTCCGTTGTTTCTCGTACGCACCCACGGCGTCTCGACGGCAACGGCCGGTTTGCTTTACGTGTTTTTCGCCATCGGCGCCATGATCACATCGAGTCAGGCCGGCCGCATCGCCGCGGGTAGAGACAAGGCGACTTTGCTGTTCATCGCCTTTATCATCAGTGGCCTTTCGATCATTGCCGTTCCATTCATTCCCAATGTCTGGCTGATGGGTTCGTCATTGCTGTTCTACGGCCTAGCCAACGGCGTCATTTCACCGATGCAAAAGAGCCTGCTCACCCAAAACGCTCCGGCTGAGCTGCGCGCCGGCATCGTGTCCGTCGACCGTTTGATTCAGCAGATTTCTAAAACCACGTCGACATCGATTGTCGGCTTGCTGTTGGTCAGCGCCGACCTGCCGACGATCTTCTGGTTGATCGGGATTCTTTCGCTGGTCAGCGTAGGATTGATGGCACTGCTGCTGCCGCGGGCGAACCAACGCCCGGTGGCGGCAGCGTCCTAA
- a CDS encoding cupin domain-containing protein, which yields MSDVGTTHEDLERFLGEHYLVGAGLKRDKRMTPRGGKTAAHWQWDGIHRGLMRSGEIVTVGPNGMTGMRSVVGIEAKNFPIWMNAQILMPGERTQCHRNLRSETRLVCEAPKDAVFVCEYEAYPMERGDVIISPAWTYHDHWNKDKTPAIWIDGYDNGYNPNVNINERFPKDAPYEEVKKPTGYGQRTLGLARPIANEAPFPLPPMRYAWADTYGALMALRENNESDPYDGVMIMLASPVDGGPTLPTIAWHAQLLAKKQKTLAHRHNSTTFYFAFEGAGAVVIDGERLEYHKGDIFAVPAWTWHHHENRASDDTILFSIDDWPAMKKLGFYMKEEAKGF from the coding sequence ATGAGCGACGTTGGCACCACCCATGAAGACCTCGAGCGGTTTCTCGGCGAGCACTATCTTGTCGGCGCCGGGTTAAAGCGCGACAAGCGCATGACGCCGCGCGGGGGTAAGACGGCGGCGCACTGGCAATGGGATGGCATCCATCGCGGCTTGATGCGCTCCGGTGAGATCGTCACGGTGGGGCCCAACGGCATGACCGGCATGCGTTCAGTGGTGGGTATCGAGGCGAAGAACTTTCCTATCTGGATGAACGCACAGATTCTCATGCCCGGCGAGCGCACGCAGTGCCATCGCAACTTGCGCAGTGAGACGCGGCTCGTGTGCGAGGCGCCGAAGGATGCGGTTTTCGTCTGCGAGTATGAGGCCTATCCGATGGAGCGGGGCGATGTGATTATCAGCCCGGCGTGGACCTATCACGACCATTGGAACAAAGACAAAACGCCGGCGATCTGGATTGACGGCTACGATAACGGCTACAACCCCAACGTCAACATCAATGAACGCTTCCCTAAAGACGCGCCCTACGAAGAAGTGAAAAAGCCCACTGGCTATGGTCAACGCACCCTCGGTCTGGCACGGCCGATCGCCAACGAAGCGCCGTTTCCGCTGCCGCCGATGCGCTACGCCTGGGCGGACACCTACGGCGCGCTGATGGCGCTGCGCGAAAACAACGAAAGCGATCCCTACGACGGCGTGATGATCATGCTCGCCAGTCCGGTGGACGGCGGCCCGACGCTGCCGACGATCGCCTGGCATGCGCAGCTATTGGCGAAAAAGCAGAAAACCCTGGCGCACCGCCACAACAGCACCACTTTCTACTTTGCCTTCGAGGGCGCCGGGGCGGTGGTGATCGACGGCGAGCGGCTGGAATATCACAAGGGCGATATCTTCGCTGTGCCGGCCTGGACCTGGCACCATCATGAGAACCGCGCGAGCGATGATACAATTCTTTTCTCCATCGATGACTGGCCGGCGATGAAAAAGCTTGGCTTCTACATGAAAGAAGAGGCCAAAGGGTTTTAG
- a CDS encoding UbiD family decarboxylase: MSQDMRSWIDQLEKAGLLARIAKPVDPRTQMGALLWQARDRGLLFENLPGYPGWRCLGQAPGDVSLAPVAFGTERDEMVPEFVRRTEKLGRTRLVETGPVQDRVLLGDEVDITKMPIHQAGIRDGGPFIGSGLMITKNPETGRRNLSFHRLQMKGPNKTGILLYPRHAWANYQMYEAENKPMPVAIMIGHHPMYYMAAATTTQYGVDELEIASALLQEDVELVKCRTVDLEVPAFAEIILEGEIPPKVREPEGPFSEFQDYYLTGSGMNPIVNIKAITMRRDAIFKNIQNGTEVEGCVYHKVPMSAQMLRRARNVGGLADVKNVLVMPGIFGVVVQMNPRYYGEARNVLMSVLSSEYQHPKIAIAVDPDVDIFNYAEILWAINTRVNPSEDIVVINGAKIHAMDPSCPEFGSPGAPGWHRIGGKMIIDATKPPECDAKRRSEFERLKPVGWETIRIEDFLPEGAPPLRFKPKIPL, translated from the coding sequence ATGTCTCAAGACATGCGTTCGTGGATTGATCAGTTAGAGAAAGCTGGCCTGCTAGCGCGGATTGCGAAACCGGTGGACCCGCGCACGCAGATGGGGGCGCTCTTGTGGCAGGCGCGCGATCGCGGGTTGTTGTTTGAGAATCTGCCCGGTTATCCTGGTTGGCGCTGTCTGGGCCAGGCACCGGGCGATGTTTCGCTGGCGCCGGTGGCCTTTGGCACCGAGCGCGACGAAATGGTGCCGGAGTTTGTTCGGCGCACCGAGAAATTGGGCCGCACGCGTTTGGTCGAGACCGGGCCGGTGCAGGATAGAGTCTTGCTCGGCGACGAAGTCGATATCACCAAGATGCCGATCCATCAGGCTGGCATTCGCGACGGCGGGCCGTTTATCGGCTCGGGCTTGATGATCACGAAAAATCCCGAAACTGGGCGGCGTAACTTGAGCTTTCACCGTTTGCAGATGAAGGGGCCGAACAAGACCGGCATTTTACTTTACCCGCGCCACGCCTGGGCCAACTATCAGATGTACGAAGCGGAGAACAAACCGATGCCGGTGGCGATCATGATCGGCCACCATCCGATGTATTACATGGCGGCGGCGACGACGACGCAGTACGGAGTTGACGAATTGGAAATCGCCTCCGCGTTGTTGCAGGAAGACGTCGAGTTGGTGAAGTGCCGGACGGTGGATTTAGAAGTTCCGGCCTTTGCCGAAATCATTCTCGAAGGCGAGATCCCGCCGAAGGTGCGCGAGCCCGAAGGGCCTTTCAGTGAATTTCAAGATTATTATTTGACCGGTTCCGGCATGAACCCCATCGTTAACATCAAAGCGATCACCATGCGGCGCGATGCGATTTTTAAAAACATTCAAAACGGCACCGAAGTCGAAGGCTGCGTTTACCACAAAGTTCCCATGTCGGCGCAGATGCTGCGCCGGGCGCGCAACGTCGGCGGCTTGGCGGATGTCAAAAACGTCTTGGTCATGCCGGGAATCTTCGGTGTGGTGGTGCAGATGAACCCGCGCTACTACGGCGAAGCGCGCAACGTTTTGATGTCGGTGTTGTCGAGTGAATATCAGCATCCCAAGATCGCCATTGCCGTCGATCCGGATGTCGATATTTTCAATTACGCGGAAATTTTGTGGGCGATCAATACGCGGGTCAATCCGTCGGAAGATATCGTCGTGATCAACGGCGCAAAAATTCACGCCATGGATCCGTCCTGCCCCGAGTTCGGCTCTCCCGGCGCGCCGGGCTGGCATCGCATCGGCGGTAAAATGATCATCGACGCGACCAAGCCGCCGGAGTGCGACGCGAAGCGGCGCAGCGAATTTGAAAGATTGAAACCTGTGGGTTGGGAAACAATTAGAATCGAGGATTTCTTGCCGGAAGGAGCGCCGCCGCTGCGCTTTAAACCGAAGATACCGCTCTAA
- a CDS encoding ABC transporter substrate-binding protein, with translation MRSIGRALAVVFVLCVIAAPRAVLATGEATKQLSTTINEFVAIMVKTPVSELRATGLPEKALKLIFERFDFVEMTQLALGGHWKSLNQSEQKEFVDAFTQRLLVNYGKTVRSNGDEKIVWQRETQNGKQVSVETKVVSGGGGETPIDYVLHNVNGQWKVFDMSIDSVSLVRNFREQFQRIISRSSVQELLKKIKQIDS, from the coding sequence ATGCGCTCAATTGGAAGAGCCTTGGCCGTGGTTTTTGTCCTGTGCGTCATCGCTGCACCGCGCGCGGTTCTTGCGACTGGTGAAGCGACCAAACAGTTGAGCACCACGATCAATGAGTTTGTCGCTATCATGGTCAAAACGCCGGTGTCGGAGTTGCGCGCGACCGGTCTCCCGGAGAAGGCACTTAAACTGATTTTCGAGCGCTTCGACTTCGTCGAAATGACCCAGCTTGCTCTGGGCGGGCATTGGAAGTCGCTGAACCAGAGCGAACAAAAGGAGTTTGTCGATGCCTTCACGCAGCGGTTGCTGGTCAACTACGGCAAGACCGTGCGCAGCAACGGCGACGAAAAAATCGTCTGGCAGCGGGAAACCCAGAACGGCAAGCAGGTGAGCGTCGAGACTAAGGTGGTGAGCGGCGGCGGGGGAGAAACACCGATCGATTATGTGCTACATAACGTTAATGGCCAATGGAAAGTCTTTGATATGTCGATCGACTCGGTGAGTCTAGTAAGAAACTTTCGCGAGCAGTTTCAGCGCATCATCTCGCGCTCATCCGTGCAAGAACTGCTCAAGAAAATCAAACAGATCGATTCTTAG
- a CDS encoding DUF748 domain-containing protein produces the protein MASEAEHSTAVSTTPPKRRWRWRRLALWFVSIVAGFGLLGFFVAPPLLRSQLTTQLSKQLRRPVAIEHIQINPYTMTATVRGLAVKERQGDQTALSLGELFANLELQSLFRLAPVLKELRLVKPYVRLVRNENGSYNFQDLIDEFMAAPAGPTPRFAIYNIKISDGAIDFDDRPKQAKHKVSAVNIGVPFVSSIASQSETKVQPSFSALVNGSPVTLGGETQPFRDSLASKFQITIDKLSIPKYLEYSPVKLNFIAPLGQIDGTVTISFHTPKGQPTTLALSGNLAVKELAVQQKDATALLALPALEAQLDALELPARKAKLTSVKLRGTELHLRRGRDGKLNLESLVGQSEKPAAAEQPQAAGGAPFVYQIDDVTLESAKIHFIDQVPERGYQTRFDNLNLNVKGLTNEAGKKATVDLTFESPQQERFKHTGSAQLAPLLVEGKLEVTGLRPAALRPYYEKTLAAEIKEGLVDLVAAYSLETKAEKSLFKLPEVSATVRNLRIDEPGRREPLWSVPLFAVSEVNVDLEGKSIAIGKVEGSGGSGYAQRNADGSLNYDKLIKSAPAEKGAKPVRKADSDAWKIVAKQIALDRFRVNFEDRAPAAPVKVNLSEFSLRLENFSNAKNHRSKTTLQTRINNKGSLRLTGSAGFNPPVANFAVTGRDVDLLPFQPYLEDQVLFLLTSGQIGTEGKLVFDATSSGPAKVNYEGTLQVADFATVEKSSAQDLLKWKSLALNGIQFSLEPMQPRVGEINLSDFYSRLILAADGKINLQNLVKPGDKKDEPVKNAADTTTATSAAGDAAITIGKINLQGGNVNFSDFFIKPNYTANLTSVQGTISELKPETPGDLEIVAKLDNAAPVDIRGKINPLTKNLFMDIVADAREVDLPPFSPYSGKYVGYGIERGKLSFNVKYKIADRKLEAENKIILNQLTFGERVESPEATKLPVLLAVALLKDRNGVIDINLPIGGSLDDPKFSVGGIIWQIIVNILVKAVTSPFAMLGAAFGGGSGEELSYIEFDYGRAAVPQSGEAKIKNLVAAMNNRPVVKLEISGRVDPLADLDGIKKVAIERKVKAQKLKELLRQGNAPASVDEVQIEKDEYEKYLKLAYGDESFPKPRNIVGLAKDLPVAEMEELMNKNTKVSDDDLRELANRRAQAVRDRVLAADQITADRLFIVAAKPNSESDKEKAKLKTSRVDFSLR, from the coding sequence ATGGCAAGCGAAGCCGAACACTCTACGGCCGTTTCCACCACTCCGCCAAAGCGCCGCTGGCGCTGGCGACGCCTTGCTCTTTGGTTCGTCTCGATCGTCGCTGGCTTCGGCCTGTTAGGCTTCTTCGTCGCACCGCCGCTGTTGCGCAGCCAACTGACGACTCAGCTTTCCAAGCAACTGCGCCGGCCAGTTGCCATTGAACACATTCAAATCAATCCTTACACCATGACCGCAACCGTGCGCGGCCTGGCCGTAAAAGAACGCCAGGGCGATCAGACCGCGCTGTCGTTGGGTGAGTTGTTCGCCAATCTCGAACTCCAATCGTTGTTTCGCCTCGCCCCCGTGCTGAAAGAATTGCGCTTGGTAAAACCCTATGTGCGCTTGGTGCGCAACGAGAACGGCTCTTACAATTTTCAAGATCTCATCGACGAATTCATGGCCGCGCCTGCCGGCCCGACACCGCGCTTTGCGATTTACAACATAAAGATCAGCGACGGTGCGATCGATTTCGACGACCGGCCCAAGCAAGCCAAGCACAAAGTCAGCGCGGTCAACATCGGCGTGCCGTTTGTTTCCAGCATCGCCTCGCAGAGTGAAACAAAAGTTCAGCCGTCGTTTTCGGCGCTGGTCAACGGCTCTCCGGTAACGCTCGGCGGCGAGACCCAGCCTTTCAGAGATTCTCTCGCAAGCAAATTCCAGATCACCATCGACAAGCTCAGCATTCCTAAATATCTGGAATACTCCCCAGTCAAATTGAATTTCATTGCGCCCTTGGGCCAGATCGATGGCACCGTTACGATCTCTTTCCACACTCCCAAGGGTCAACCCACCACGCTGGCTTTAAGCGGCAACTTGGCGGTGAAAGAATTGGCGGTGCAGCAAAAAGATGCGACTGCGTTATTGGCATTGCCGGCTCTGGAAGCCCAGCTCGACGCATTGGAGCTGCCGGCCCGCAAAGCCAAACTCACGTCAGTGAAATTGCGCGGCACCGAGCTGCACCTGCGGCGCGGCCGCGACGGCAAGCTCAACCTAGAAAGCTTGGTCGGGCAGTCGGAAAAACCCGCAGCGGCCGAGCAGCCTCAGGCCGCTGGCGGCGCGCCGTTCGTGTATCAAATCGACGACGTCACCTTGGAGTCGGCAAAAATTCATTTCATCGATCAAGTGCCCGAGCGCGGCTATCAGACTCGTTTCGACAACCTAAACTTAAACGTCAAAGGGCTCACCAACGAAGCCGGTAAGAAAGCCACCGTCGATTTAACGTTTGAATCGCCGCAACAGGAGCGCTTCAAACACACCGGTTCGGCGCAGCTCGCGCCGCTTTTGGTGGAAGGGAAATTAGAAGTCACCGGCCTGCGCCCTGCCGCGCTGAGACCATACTACGAGAAGACTCTCGCAGCGGAAATCAAAGAAGGTCTGGTCGACCTGGTCGCTGCCTACTCCCTCGAAACCAAAGCCGAGAAGAGCCTATTCAAGCTCCCTGAGGTCAGCGCCACGGTGCGCAACCTGCGCATCGACGAGCCGGGCCGGCGCGAACCGCTGTGGAGCGTGCCGCTCTTCGCCGTCAGCGAAGTCAACGTCGACCTCGAAGGCAAGAGCATCGCCATTGGCAAAGTCGAAGGCAGCGGCGGCAGCGGCTACGCCCAGCGCAACGCCGACGGCAGCTTGAACTACGACAAACTGATCAAATCAGCGCCGGCCGAGAAAGGAGCAAAGCCGGTCAGAAAAGCTGACAGTGACGCATGGAAGATCGTCGCCAAGCAGATCGCTCTCGATCGGTTCCGGGTCAACTTCGAAGACCGCGCCCCGGCAGCGCCGGTCAAAGTCAATCTATCCGAGTTCTCACTGCGCTTGGAAAACTTTTCCAATGCAAAAAATCACCGGAGCAAAACCACGCTGCAAACGCGCATCAACAATAAAGGCTCCTTGCGCCTCACCGGCAGCGCTGGTTTCAATCCGCCGGTGGCCAACTTCGCCGTCACCGGCCGAGACGTCGACCTGCTGCCATTTCAACCCTATTTGGAAGATCAGGTCTTGTTTCTGCTCACCAGCGGGCAGATCGGCACCGAGGGCAAGCTCGTCTTCGACGCGACCAGCAGCGGTCCGGCAAAGGTCAACTACGAAGGGACGCTACAGGTCGCCGACTTCGCCACCGTCGAAAAGAGCAGCGCCCAGGATCTACTGAAATGGAAGTCGCTGGCGCTCAACGGCATTCAGTTTTCCCTCGAACCGATGCAGCCGCGCGTTGGCGAGATCAACCTCAGCGATTTTTATTCGCGGCTGATTCTTGCCGCCGACGGCAAGATCAACCTGCAGAACTTGGTGAAGCCGGGCGACAAAAAAGACGAGCCGGTCAAAAACGCCGCCGACACGACCACCGCAACATCCGCGGCCGGCGACGCTGCGATCACCATCGGCAAGATCAACCTGCAAGGCGGCAACGTCAACTTTAGCGACTTTTTCATCAAACCCAATTACACCGCCAATCTCACCAGCGTGCAGGGCACGATTTCCGAGCTCAAGCCGGAAACGCCCGGCGATTTGGAGATCGTCGCCAAGCTAGACAACGCCGCGCCTGTCGACATCCGCGGCAAGATCAATCCCTTGACGAAAAATTTGTTCATGGATATCGTCGCCGATGCCCGGGAAGTCGACCTGCCGCCGTTTTCCCCCTATTCCGGCAAATACGTCGGCTACGGCATCGAGCGCGGCAAACTCTCGTTCAACGTCAAATACAAAATTGCCGACCGCAAGCTCGAAGCCGAAAACAAAATCATCCTGAACCAACTCACCTTCGGCGAGCGCGTCGAGAGCCCGGAGGCCACCAAGCTGCCGGTGCTGCTCGCGGTCGCACTGCTCAAAGACCGCAATGGCGTCATCGACATCAATCTGCCCATTGGTGGCTCCCTCGACGATCCCAAGTTCAGCGTCGGCGGCATCATCTGGCAGATCATCGTCAATATATTAGTCAAAGCGGTGACCTCGCCGTTCGCAATGCTCGGCGCCGCGTTCGGCGGCGGCAGCGGCGAAGAGTTGAGCTACATCGAATTCGACTACGGCCGCGCCGCCGTGCCGCAAAGCGGCGAAGCCAAGATCAAAAATTTGGTCGCAGCGATGAATAACCGCCCCGTGGTAAAACTAGAGATCAGCGGCCGCGTCGATCCCCTGGCCGACCTCGACGGCATCAAAAAAGTCGCCATCGAAAGAAAAGTAAAGGCGCAAAAGTTGAAAGAGTTGCTGCGCCAAGGCAACGCTCCGGCGTCGGTCGATGAGGTGCAGATCGAAAAAGATGAATATGAAAAATATTTAAAGCTCGCCTACGGCGACGAGAGTTTTCCCAAGCCGCGCAACATCGTCGGCCTCGCCAAGGATTTGCCCGTGGCCGAGATGGAAGAACTGATGAACAAAAATACCAAAGTGAGCGACGACGATCTGCGCGAGCTCGCCAATCGCCGCGCTCAGGCCGTGCGCGACCGCGTCCTCGCCGCCGACCAGATTACCGCGGACCGTCTGTTTATCGTCGCCGCCAAGCCAAACTCCGAAAGCGACAAAGAAAAAGCCAAGCTAAAAACGAGTCGTGTAGATTTCTCGCTGAGATAG
- a CDS encoding cation transporter gives MSGEHKRHDETRRLTAALAISAAYFVAEVVAGFLTNSLALLSDAGHMLSDVGAMALSLFAFRMAARPATHSSTYGFHRAEILAALFNGLTLWLIVGVIFTAAFNRFFNPPHVESFGMMVVAVLGLLVNIAAGLILHHGHHYSLNMRGAFLHVISDAIGSVGAIVAGVVMLTTGWYLADPLISVFIGFLVLYSSWNLVKDSVSVLMQSVPKGIQLDEVRETIEAVDGVAKVHDLHVWAVTSGIYTLSAHAVVENGGDFHQVLDGIEITLKERFNIEHTTIQLETESREEKEFKDF, from the coding sequence ATGAGCGGCGAACATAAGCGGCATGACGAGACGCGCCGGCTTACCGCGGCGCTGGCGATCAGCGCCGCTTATTTTGTCGCCGAGGTGGTCGCCGGCTTTCTCACCAATAGTCTGGCGCTGCTTTCCGATGCCGGCCACATGCTCTCCGATGTCGGCGCGATGGCGCTCAGCTTATTCGCCTTTCGCATGGCGGCACGGCCGGCGACGCACAGCAGCACCTATGGCTTTCACCGGGCCGAGATTCTTGCCGCGCTTTTCAATGGCCTAACGCTCTGGCTGATCGTCGGCGTGATCTTCACCGCAGCGTTTAACCGCTTCTTCAACCCACCCCACGTAGAAAGTTTTGGCATGATGGTGGTTGCGGTGCTGGGCTTGTTGGTAAATATCGCCGCGGGTTTAATTCTGCATCACGGTCATCACTATAGTCTCAATATGCGCGGCGCGTTCCTGCATGTGATTAGCGATGCGATTGGCTCGGTCGGTGCGATTGTCGCCGGCGTTGTCATGCTGACTACTGGCTGGTACTTGGCCGATCCGCTGATCAGCGTCTTCATAGGATTTCTCGTCCTCTATTCGTCCTGGAATCTGGTCAAAGACTCGGTCAGCGTGCTCATGCAATCGGTGCCCAAAGGCATACAGCTCGACGAAGTGCGCGAAACCATCGAGGCGGTCGACGGCGTCGCCAAAGTCCATGACCTGCACGTTTGGGCGGTAACTTCGGGTATCTACACTTTGAGCGCTCACGCCGTGGTGGAAAATGGCGGCGATTTTCACCAGGTGCTCGACGGCATCGAAATCACGCTCAAGGAGCGCTTCAACATCGAGCACACAACCATCCAGCTAGAAACCGAGAGTCGCGAGGAAAAAGAGTTTAAGGATTTTTAA
- a CDS encoding ABC transporter substrate-binding protein, whose amino-acid sequence MHRHALVDGNQIRGERQLRRIVLEMLQKPLVPPLLRVAFDVLNVHQRVLNAPFQQRRVPIIGAQGQCDFEFAHAKRLIECATAGQRPAPLVSPRGTGYFPGTMKALVLLPSILIALLLGAPQAHSQNAKVLVSAPSKSLSWFPIHLAREKGFYRAEGLDVDYVLMKPQLAMQALITADVGYTTALGSTIRAALRNIPLRVVMTIADKPLFTLITKPNIQSVEELRGKTLGISSFGASSDTYARALLRRYRLNPNQDVKILALGGGANRIAAMETGAIDGALIEAPYNVMLERKGFRKILFVGDLIPSPLAGFGTRLEKIQKQPDEIHRLVRATLRGVQFAKANKQETLRSIVKWTEMDGALADGSYELAASSWSNTGAANPQGIQIAMEEIKAEMKLEALPDSGRVFDWSFVQR is encoded by the coding sequence ATGCACCGGCATGCCCTGGTCGATGGCAATCAAATAAGAGGAGAACGACAACTCCGCCGCATCGTACTCGAAATGCTGCAGAAACCGCTCGTGCCGCCCCTGTTGCGGGTCGCTTTCGATGTATTGAACGTCCACCAGAGGGTGTTGAATGCACCCTTCCAGCAGCGGCGCGTGCCGATCATAGGAGCCCAGGGCCAGTGTGATTTTGAGTTTGCTCATGCCAAGAGGCTTATCGAATGCGCTACAGCCGGTCAACGACCGGCGCCACTTGTCAGCCCACGCGGCACCGGCTATTTTCCTGGCACCATGAAAGCCCTGGTCTTGCTACCGTCAATATTGATCGCGTTGCTGCTCGGCGCCCCGCAGGCGCACAGTCAGAACGCCAAAGTGCTGGTCTCCGCGCCTTCCAAGTCACTGTCGTGGTTTCCGATTCACTTGGCGCGCGAGAAAGGCTTTTATCGCGCCGAGGGACTCGACGTCGATTATGTGCTGATGAAACCGCAGCTCGCCATGCAAGCGCTGATCACGGCCGACGTCGGCTACACCACCGCGCTGGGCTCGACGATTCGCGCGGCGCTGCGCAACATTCCGTTGCGCGTGGTCATGACCATCGCCGACAAACCGCTGTTCACGCTGATCACAAAGCCAAACATCCAGTCTGTCGAAGAGCTGCGTGGCAAGACCCTTGGCATTTCATCCTTCGGCGCCAGCTCCGACACCTATGCGCGCGCCCTGCTGCGCCGATATCGGTTGAACCCAAACCAGGACGTCAAGATTCTCGCGCTTGGCGGCGGCGCCAATCGGATTGCCGCCATGGAGACCGGCGCCATCGACGGCGCGCTGATCGAGGCGCCGTACAATGTCATGCTTGAACGGAAAGGCTTTAGGAAGATTCTTTTTGTCGGCGATTTGATTCCTTCGCCGCTGGCGGGCTTTGGCACCCGCTTAGAAAAGATCCAGAAGCAGCCCGATGAAATTCACCGTCTGGTGCGTGCGACGCTGCGCGGCGTGCAATTCGCCAAAGCCAACAAGCAGGAAACCCTGCGCTCGATCGTCAAATGGACCGAGATGGACGGGGCGCTGGCGGACGGCAGCTATGAGCTGGCGGCGTCGAGCTGGTCCAATACTGGTGCGGCCAACCCGCAGGGAATTCAAATTGCTATGGAAGAGATCAAAGCAGAAATGAAGTTAGAGGCCCTGCCCGACTCGGGCAGGGTATTCGATTGGAGCTTTGTCCAGCGCTAG